Proteins found in one Thalassomonas actiniarum genomic segment:
- a CDS encoding c-type cytochrome — translation MPTIRRPNSLFLLYPFFVFSLFLPKVAFAQGALTSGDINKAKALYQSCQACHGEQGQGNPLLKSPALAGQFAWYIKRQLKHFRSGLRGKEGDSLGQQMVAISRQLKDEKDLELLAAYIESLPGSGRAKAGSEAGNKNGYRYYQGKCGACHGSEGRGNAVFNAPKLTGQQADYLLRQMKSFSEGKRGADKEDKFGRQMAMMAKTVSGQQLSDIVNYLVAR, via the coding sequence ATGCCGACAATAAGACGCCCGAATTCCCTTTTTTTGCTTTATCCCTTTTTCGTTTTTTCTTTGTTCTTGCCTAAAGTTGCTTTTGCCCAGGGGGCGCTGACCTCCGGCGATATCAATAAGGCAAAAGCCTTATATCAAAGTTGCCAGGCCTGTCATGGAGAACAGGGGCAGGGAAATCCGCTTTTGAAAAGTCCGGCATTGGCAGGCCAGTTCGCCTGGTATATCAAGCGGCAACTTAAGCATTTCCGCTCGGGACTCAGGGGCAAGGAAGGCGACAGCTTAGGGCAGCAAATGGTTGCCATAAGCCGTCAGTTAAAAGATGAAAAGGATCTCGAACTCCTGGCTGCTTATATAGAAAGCCTGCCCGGCAGTGGCCGGGCTAAAGCCGGGTCGGAGGCCGGCAATAAAAACGGTTACCGTTATTACCAGGGAAAGTGCGGCGCCTGCCACGGCAGCGAAGGGCGGGGTAATGCCGTCTTTAATGCCCCGAAACTGACCGGGCAGCAGGCCGACTATTTACTAAGGCAGATGAAAAGTTTTAGCGAGGGGAAACGCGGCGCGGATAAAGAGGATAAGTTTGGCCGGCAAATGGCGATGATGGCGAAAACCGTTTCCGGGCAGCAGCTCAGCGATATTGTCAATTACCTGGTTGCCCGTTAG
- a CDS encoding TetR family transcriptional regulator: MSARIIRINPKQQRSQSRVSKILEIAGELFECRGLDAVTLSDIATKAEITRSSLYRYFPDKNAVIKALAQLHMDKLKQEFDCLFLPEKPVQGGQETSQSQAGSGINSGDHSEHQLGRQQLLASVDKIIDVYANFYCYQPGFSAVWGAMASIPELQVLDDQELHYHGLVFYRQTRQLFPKVSEAQLRIISTMLPRAVGAVLRLAMSATPEEAKAYIGEAKQMAKAYLLSICEQQG, encoded by the coding sequence GTGTCAGCAAGAATAATAAGAATCAATCCAAAGCAGCAGCGCAGCCAAAGCCGGGTCAGCAAGATACTGGAAATCGCCGGTGAGTTATTTGAATGCCGCGGCCTGGATGCGGTGACGTTATCGGATATTGCCACTAAGGCGGAAATTACCCGCAGCTCTTTATACCGCTATTTTCCCGATAAAAATGCGGTGATTAAAGCGCTGGCCCAGTTACATATGGATAAACTCAAACAGGAATTTGACTGTCTCTTTTTACCGGAAAAGCCTGTACAAGGGGGACAGGAAACAAGCCAGTCTCAGGCGGGCAGTGGCATAAATAGCGGCGATCACAGTGAGCATCAGCTGGGCCGGCAGCAACTGTTGGCAAGCGTTGATAAGATCATCGATGTTTATGCCAATTTTTATTGTTATCAGCCCGGGTTCAGTGCGGTATGGGGGGCTATGGCCAGTATTCCCGAATTGCAGGTGCTTGACGATCAGGAACTGCATTATCACGGCCTGGTATTCTATCGGCAAACCCGGCAATTATTTCCCAAGGTCAGCGAAGCACAGTTAAGGATCATCAGCACTATGTTGCCCAGGGCGGTGGGGGCGGTGTTACGTCTGGCGATGTCGGCAACACCGGAAGAAGCAAAGGCTTATATCGGGGAAGCCAAGCAAATGGCAAAGGCGTATTTATTGAGCATTTGCGAGCAACAGGGGTGA
- a CDS encoding ATP-binding protein has product MSKALFSNNKLSQRVLVYILLCSSVLSLCTTSVQLYADYNDDLSALKQRFVNIEISYIPSIATSLWDFNEPLVQQQIQGIVQLPDIRYAKIVTGLGNIYEFGDPDVVAEDDMEYPVFYGDNDIGTLKVFADYQDIYQRLWQRAGFIITSEFIKIFIVALCIVFIVHLLITRHLYRITHYSQELASDNLNTELSLSNRPGKKDELDLLVDAINDMRLTLKSDIQKREVAENALIQLNGELEVKVYDRTAKLEHSNQQLQQSLDDLTLAKDQLVQSEKMASLGQLVAGVAHEVNTPLGICVTSITALKEKVDALKRAVDSQELTKSHLSSTLSVLTEYQLIIERSLNKSVELIRGFKSVAVEQHTDPELKINLSRQVHDIVNTVKTMFKHKKYQIHLDIDPELSLVTYPSAWNQILTNFLMNSHVHGFEGRDTGNISISFTEEDGYLTLLYKDDGVGINKGIKKRVFDPFVTTKRGQGGSGLGLNIVFNLVDAKLGGVIKCLDVDKGCCFQVRVPIVHADSKKLADA; this is encoded by the coding sequence ATGAGTAAAGCACTGTTTTCCAATAATAAATTAAGTCAGCGGGTATTGGTTTATATTTTGCTTTGCAGCTCTGTGCTATCTTTATGCACCACCTCGGTACAACTCTATGCCGATTATAATGATGATTTATCCGCGTTAAAACAACGCTTTGTCAATATTGAAATCAGTTATATTCCCTCCATTGCCACCAGTCTCTGGGACTTCAACGAACCTTTAGTACAACAGCAAATTCAGGGCATAGTGCAGCTGCCGGATATTCGTTATGCAAAAATCGTTACCGGCTTAGGCAACATTTATGAGTTCGGAGATCCGGATGTGGTGGCCGAGGACGACATGGAATACCCGGTTTTTTACGGGGATAATGATATCGGCACCTTAAAGGTGTTCGCCGATTATCAGGATATTTATCAGCGGCTGTGGCAAAGGGCCGGTTTTATTATCACTTCAGAATTTATCAAAATTTTTATTGTCGCCCTGTGTATTGTCTTTATTGTTCACTTGCTGATCACCCGCCATCTTTACCGTATTACCCATTACTCGCAGGAGTTGGCCAGCGATAATCTCAATACCGAATTAAGCCTGTCGAACCGTCCCGGTAAAAAAGATGAGTTAGATCTGCTGGTGGATGCTATCAATGATATGCGCCTGACCTTAAAAAGCGATATTCAAAAACGGGAAGTGGCGGAAAATGCCCTGATCCAGCTTAATGGTGAGCTGGAAGTGAAAGTGTATGACCGCACCGCCAAATTAGAGCACAGCAATCAACAATTGCAGCAATCGCTGGATGATCTGACCCTGGCAAAAGATCAACTGGTGCAGTCGGAAAAGATGGCTTCCCTGGGTCAACTGGTGGCGGGGGTTGCCCATGAAGTCAACACACCTTTGGGGATCTGTGTCACTTCCATTACCGCCCTCAAAGAAAAAGTCGATGCGTTAAAGCGGGCGGTGGACTCGCAGGAACTCACCAAGTCTCATTTGTCCTCGACTTTAAGCGTGCTGACCGAATACCAGTTGATCATAGAGCGTAGTTTGAACAAATCGGTGGAGCTGATCCGCGGTTTTAAATCGGTGGCGGTTGAACAACATACCGATCCCGAATTGAAGATTAATTTGTCCCGCCAGGTGCATGATATAGTGAACACGGTGAAAACTATGTTTAAGCATAAAAAATATCAAATTCACCTGGATATAGATCCCGAACTTTCCCTGGTGACCTACCCCAGTGCCTGGAACCAGATCTTAACCAACTTTTTAATGAATTCTCATGTCCACGGTTTTGAAGGGCGGGATACCGGCAATATTTCCATCTCTTTCACCGAAGAAGACGGTTACCTGACCTTGTTGTATAAAGACGATGGTGTCGGCATTAATAAAGGCATTAAAAAACGGGTCTTCGATCCCTTTGTTACCACCAAGCGCGGCCAGGGAGGCTCCGGCCTCGGGCTTAATATTGTTTTTAACCTGGTCGATGCCAAACTTGGCGGTGTTATCAAATGTCTGGATGTCGACAAAGGTTGCTGTTTCCAGGTCCGGGTGCCGATAGTGCATGCCGACTCTAAAAAGCTTGCCGACGCCTAA
- a CDS encoding cytochrome-c peroxidase translates to MKKVSKSNLVVLTAALMFSGWFAGVSHAGVFVWGDSGIATLDTASAATTAAMNHTGSELPGDVAGQRPFILSSSCPASFELTESGACSLVTRYQFYDSVQQRGVGGTQTALPKHRSGFTAQQIDLGRYLFFDPLLSQDGSLSCAGCHHPELGFSDGLGRSIGIGKEPTGRGAPSLWNMTFLTSFFWDARADSLEQQARGPLYDKKEMANTPAQLLASIRSNAYYPEMFAQAFPGLDGPTLEQLYSALAAFQSSLISLNSRYDQYAHGFHQALTADEVAGLNVFRSFVARCAECHQPPLFTNNQVAVIGTPEPDGLPFDSGAEKTFNSAKLRGGFKVPSLRNISKTAPYMHSGRFKRLRDAVAFYNKGRGHAVPKNEQLQLHWHIREPKLTDEEMDRLVDFLGALTDESLLPQIPQVLPSGLKPVQSLPVAETAGEQKVLATETVATITTSNVTINQGN, encoded by the coding sequence ATGAAAAAAGTGTCTAAGTCTAACCTGGTTGTGTTAACAGCCGCATTGATGTTTAGCGGATGGTTTGCGGGAGTTTCGCATGCGGGGGTTTTTGTCTGGGGGGACTCCGGGATTGCAACCCTGGATACGGCATCCGCCGCGACAACAGCGGCCATGAATCATACAGGCAGTGAACTTCCCGGGGATGTCGCCGGGCAGCGGCCTTTTATTTTATCTTCAAGCTGCCCTGCCAGTTTCGAATTGACCGAGAGCGGAGCTTGCAGCCTGGTGACCCGCTACCAGTTTTACGACTCGGTGCAGCAAAGGGGGGTTGGCGGCACCCAAACCGCTTTGCCAAAGCACAGGTCGGGTTTTACGGCGCAGCAAATTGACCTGGGCCGTTATCTGTTTTTTGATCCCTTACTGTCACAAGACGGCAGCTTGTCCTGCGCCGGCTGCCATCATCCCGAGCTGGGCTTTAGCGACGGCCTCGGCCGCAGTATAGGCATTGGCAAAGAGCCGACGGGCAGGGGAGCGCCGAGTTTATGGAATATGACCTTTTTAACCAGTTTTTTCTGGGATGCCAGGGCAGATTCCCTTGAACAGCAGGCACGGGGGCCTTTGTACGATAAAAAGGAAATGGCCAATACCCCGGCGCAGCTGCTTGCCAGTATCCGCAGCAATGCCTATTACCCTGAGATGTTTGCCCAGGCGTTTCCCGGCCTGGACGGGCCGACCCTGGAGCAGCTTTATAGCGCACTGGCCGCCTTTCAAAGTTCGCTGATTTCCCTCAACAGCCGCTACGACCAGTATGCCCACGGTTTCCACCAGGCATTAACCGCCGATGAAGTTGCCGGTTTGAATGTCTTTCGCTCTTTTGTTGCCCGCTGCGCCGAATGCCACCAGCCGCCTTTGTTTACCAATAACCAGGTGGCGGTGATCGGCACCCCTGAGCCCGACGGCCTGCCTTTTGACAGCGGCGCCGAAAAAACCTTCAACAGCGCCAAGCTCAGGGGCGGTTTTAAGGTGCCGAGTCTGAGAAATATCAGCAAAACTGCACCTTATATGCATTCGGGCAGGTTTAAGCGTTTACGCGATGCGGTGGCGTTTTATAACAAGGGGCGCGGCCATGCCGTGCCGAAAAACGAGCAATTGCAGCTGCACTGGCATATCAGGGAGCCGAAACTGACGGATGAAGAAATGGACCGTCTGGTGGATTTTCTCGGGGCGCTAACGGATGAAAGCCTGTTGCCGCAGATACCCCAAGTGCTGCCGTCGGGGTTAAAACCGGTTCAGTCATTGCCTGTGGCTGAAACAGCAGGAGAGCAAAAAGTGCTTGCAACAGAGACGGTTGCAACAATAACAACAAGCAATGTAACCATAAATCAGGGAAACTGA
- a CDS encoding helix-turn-helix domain-containing protein, giving the protein MTVFGIFFASIAFAQLMMGSLLLTPLWKTNQSIRLYMLLMVCCCCYLTKVIFAPIAFSSFFWWLELVGGNALPGVFWLVSLSVFGDHVILKRRQYALASLTLLIPFAATTSQMLFSYDINNFAALAATIKYGGTLLELLFIGHALLIAVSHWRGDLVQERRYIRGGVISVSALYIILVIINDEIFKFQWPGVELLKSGVMALLVTAINFFLFTLKGSSLFETVKQVQPDTCVPEANAHELPRIIDAMEQDKLYRQEGMTIAGLAKALSIHEYKLRNLINGEMNYRNFNDFLNHYRIREVTEKLAQPAFSQTPVLTLALESGFRSLSSFNKAFKNTHQLTPTEYRKKVLSSAPV; this is encoded by the coding sequence ATGACTGTTTTTGGAATATTCTTTGCCAGTATCGCCTTTGCGCAACTTATGATGGGCAGTCTGTTACTGACGCCTTTGTGGAAAACCAACCAGTCTATCCGCCTTTATATGCTGCTGATGGTGTGCTGCTGCTGTTATCTGACTAAGGTTATTTTTGCCCCGATTGCTTTTAGTTCTTTTTTCTGGTGGCTGGAACTTGTCGGCGGTAATGCCTTGCCCGGGGTGTTCTGGCTGGTCAGTCTGAGCGTCTTTGGCGACCATGTTATTTTAAAACGCCGGCAATATGCCCTGGCTTCCCTGACTTTGCTGATCCCTTTTGCCGCCACCACTTCGCAAATGCTGTTTTCCTACGATATCAATAACTTTGCCGCCCTTGCCGCGACCATTAAATACGGCGGTACCCTGCTGGAGCTGTTGTTTATCGGCCACGCCCTGCTTATTGCCGTCAGCCACTGGCGCGGCGACCTGGTGCAGGAACGCCGCTATATCCGCGGCGGGGTGATCAGTGTCTCCGCCCTGTATATTATTCTGGTGATCATCAATGATGAAATTTTTAAGTTCCAGTGGCCGGGAGTGGAGTTGCTTAAAAGCGGGGTGATGGCGCTGCTGGTCACCGCCATTAATTTCTTTTTGTTTACCCTCAAAGGTTCAAGCTTATTTGAAACCGTCAAACAGGTGCAGCCCGATACCTGTGTACCGGAGGCAAACGCACATGAGTTGCCCCGCATTATCGACGCCATGGAGCAGGATAAACTCTACCGCCAGGAAGGCATGACCATTGCCGGCCTGGCCAAGGCCCTTTCCATTCATGAATATAAGCTGAGAAACTTGATCAACGGTGAAATGAATTACCGTAACTTTAATGATTTTCTCAACCATTATCGCATTCGTGAAGTGACCGAAAAGCTGGCCCAGCCGGCTTTTAGCCAGACGCCGGTATTAACCCTGGCATTGGAAAGCGGTTTTCGCAGTTTAAGCTCTTTTAATAAGGCGTTTAAAAATACCCACCAGCTGACCCCGACCGAATACCGGAAAAAAGTCCTGTCTTCCGCCCCGGTTTAA
- a CDS encoding ankyrin repeat domain-containing protein has protein sequence MKVLLPATAFSLSLALVATTSFSHDEPKHSISTQSPVHSSNSAADSLMAAISNNDQQALTALLNSALDVNQLLPGDGTALIIAARQGKLAMIKTLLQQGADVNQITRSDGTALTAAAMANQVEAAALLYQRGADINAVAPDDETALITASRSGHLAMVKFLVENGADVNLAVKAKTLNGSTLRSPLSGAKNPAIREYLLSMGAKS, from the coding sequence ATGAAGGTATTGCTCCCGGCCACAGCGTTCAGCTTAAGCTTAGCCCTGGTTGCCACCACCAGTTTTTCACATGATGAGCCAAAACACTCAATTTCAACCCAATCGCCTGTCCATAGCAGCAACAGCGCAGCGGATAGCCTGATGGCAGCGATTAGCAACAATGATCAGCAGGCATTAACTGCACTGCTCAATTCCGCCCTGGATGTTAACCAGCTGCTCCCCGGTGACGGCACCGCCTTAATCATCGCCGCCAGGCAAGGCAAGCTGGCAATGATCAAGACTTTGCTGCAGCAGGGGGCAGATGTAAATCAAATAACCAGGAGCGACGGCACGGCATTAACCGCTGCCGCCATGGCAAACCAAGTGGAAGCTGCCGCCTTGCTTTATCAGCGCGGCGCCGACATCAATGCCGTAGCCCCCGACGATGAAACCGCCTTAATTACCGCTTCCCGCAGTGGCCACCTGGCGATGGTAAAGTTTTTAGTGGAAAACGGCGCCGATGTTAACCTGGCGGTCAAGGCCAAGACCTTGAACGGCAGCACCTTGAGGAGCCCGCTAAGCGGTGCAAAAAATCCGGCAATCCGCGAATACCTGTTGAGCATGGGAGCAAAAAGCTAA
- a CDS encoding parallel beta-helix domain-containing protein — MKIRRTFTTLLIALAFTAGIVCAKYLSSSGHSNLPVTSSSEGASYLGYQHAGAEPDKARNSKGKNGKASAVPRRSSEGKVHVVKDGDSIMAAVKAASPGDSIQIFPGNYHETVYIDKDDIRLIGVIEQGERATLDGKELLNDAILYSGNNIVVENLKITRYKGNGIMGQAGNNFEIRNNIIVDTGVYGIFPQLGKNGIVEFNVISGIEDAAIYVGMSDNIHVAHNDVFDSVAGIEIENSRHAIVENNYVHNNTGGILAFITPGLPIKTTYDVIIRNNFVIGNNHKNFGAPGSTVSGIPAGTGILIMAADEVIVEGNIISDNKTAGIIITDHDNAANITLDPESDPSPDKVMLLDNTMINNGYDTLDEVKVLMLTEFKSGNPDIVRVGQSRDSCILNPQRYFTLGVGKWKKCDFSHTAAIDTYLLDEPVPAREIDPSERGKVVYLGICTGCHTYTGRMIGPPVEIIQALYMDNPQGLADWIEQPTKKREDYPPMPPQNYLDKETRLAVARYMLSATN, encoded by the coding sequence ATGAAAATAAGGCGGACTTTCACCACGCTGTTAATCGCCCTGGCGTTTACCGCCGGGATCGTTTGTGCCAAATACCTAAGCAGCAGCGGGCACAGTAATCTCCCGGTCACAAGCAGCAGCGAGGGGGCAAGTTATCTTGGTTACCAGCATGCAGGGGCTGAGCCAGATAAGGCAAGAAATAGCAAGGGGAAAAACGGCAAGGCAAGTGCGGTTCCCCGCCGCAGCAGCGAGGGAAAAGTCCATGTGGTGAAAGACGGCGATTCGATCATGGCGGCGGTAAAGGCGGCGAGTCCCGGGGATAGCATACAAATTTTCCCCGGCAATTATCACGAAACCGTCTACATAGATAAAGACGATATCCGCTTGATTGGCGTGATAGAGCAAGGTGAACGCGCAACCCTGGACGGCAAAGAGTTGCTCAACGACGCTATTTTATATTCCGGCAATAATATCGTGGTGGAGAACTTAAAAATCACCCGCTATAAAGGCAACGGCATTATGGGGCAGGCGGGCAACAATTTTGAGATCCGCAACAATATTATTGTCGACACCGGGGTGTACGGCATTTTCCCCCAGCTGGGCAAGAACGGCATCGTAGAATTTAATGTTATCTCGGGTATTGAAGATGCCGCCATTTATGTCGGCATGAGCGATAATATCCATGTTGCCCATAACGATGTTTTTGACAGCGTTGCCGGTATCGAAATCGAAAACTCCCGTCATGCGATCGTGGAAAACAATTATGTCCACAACAATACCGGCGGCATTCTCGCCTTTATTACCCCGGGGCTGCCGATTAAAACCACTTATGATGTCATCATCCGCAATAATTTTGTCATCGGCAATAACCATAAAAACTTCGGCGCCCCCGGCTCGACCGTTTCCGGGATCCCGGCAGGTACGGGGATTTTGATCATGGCGGCGGATGAAGTTATCGTCGAAGGCAACATCATTTCCGATAATAAAACCGCAGGTATTATCATCACCGACCACGACAATGCCGCCAATATCACCTTAGATCCCGAATCGGATCCCAGCCCGGATAAGGTGATGCTGCTGGACAATACCATGATCAACAACGGTTACGATACCCTGGATGAAGTCAAAGTGCTGATGCTGACCGAGTTTAAAAGCGGCAACCCGGATATCGTCAGGGTGGGGCAGAGCCGTGACAGCTGCATCCTTAATCCGCAGCGTTATTTTACCCTGGGAGTAGGTAAGTGGAAAAAATGTGATTTCAGCCATACCGCGGCAATAGATACCTACCTTTTGGATGAGCCGGTACCGGCGCGGGAGATAGATCCGTCGGAGCGGGGCAAGGTGGTTTACCTGGGCATTTGCACCGGCTGCCATACCTACACCGGGCGCATGATAGGGCCGCCGGTGGAAATTATCCAGGCGCTGTATATGGATAACCCGCAGGGACTGGCGGACTGGATTGAACAACCCACCAAAAAACGTGAAGATTATCCGCCGATGCCGCCGCAAAACTACCTGGACAAGGAAACCCGGCTGGCGGTGGCCAGGTATATGTTGAGCGCCACAAATTAA
- a CDS encoding PhzF family phenazine biosynthesis protein: MKISIYQVDAFAAKVFEGNPAAVCPLGHWLDDELLQKIAAANNLSETAFIVPGENNGEQGIELRWFTPKGEVDLCGHATLASAHVLYQHLGFNEPEIRFKSRSGELRVTKVSQGYCLDFPASASRDTPPPMALLAGLTITPTAVLAGTDYLVVLSNEEEVKNLTPDYAAWYNLDLRGVIVTAPGNEVDFVSRCFYPKYRVNEDPVTGSAHCQLAPYWQARLNRKVLTAKQLSERTGQLTCELKGDRVLLTGGAADYMAGEINL, translated from the coding sequence ATGAAAATAAGCATATATCAGGTAGACGCTTTCGCCGCCAAAGTATTCGAAGGTAACCCCGCCGCGGTCTGTCCGTTAGGCCACTGGCTTGATGACGAACTGCTGCAAAAAATTGCCGCAGCCAATAATTTATCGGAAACCGCTTTTATCGTGCCGGGTGAAAATAACGGTGAACAAGGCATTGAACTTCGCTGGTTTACGCCTAAGGGAGAGGTAGATCTGTGCGGTCATGCCACCCTGGCCAGCGCCCATGTGTTATATCAACATTTAGGTTTTAACGAGCCGGAAATCCGCTTTAAAAGCCGAAGCGGCGAGCTGAGGGTAACCAAGGTAAGCCAGGGTTATTGTCTGGACTTTCCCGCCTCTGCATCCCGGGATACTCCTCCGCCGATGGCATTATTGGCCGGATTAACAATCACACCGACAGCCGTACTGGCCGGCACCGATTACCTGGTTGTCCTCAGCAATGAAGAAGAAGTCAAAAACCTTACCCCGGATTATGCCGCCTGGTATAACCTGGATTTAAGGGGGGTGATAGTGACGGCTCCCGGGAACGAGGTCGATTTTGTCAGCCGCTGTTTTTACCCGAAATATCGCGTGAATGAAGATCCGGTGACCGGCTCCGCCCACTGCCAGCTTGCTCCCTACTGGCAGGCGCGGCTAAACCGCAAGGTGTTAACCGCTAAACAGCTATCCGAGCGCACCGGCCAGCTCACCTGCGAGCTCAAAGGCGACCGGGTATTATTAACCGGCGGCGCCGCCGATTATATGGCCGGGGAAATAAACCTGTAG
- a CDS encoding neutral/alkaline ceramidase: MKIIRTSIRRIVPAALLACVGVTQAGDFQIGRGIHDITGPAAEVGMLGYADLEQISSGIHTRLHARAFIIAENDNINQRVVMVSADLGMLTQSVKQGVVAKLKQKYGDLYLDANVMLSPTHTHSGPGGLSHYALTNLTSLGYIEQNYHAVVDGIVAAIDQAHQELSPGEIKINQGELYNVSVNRSDEAYQANPAAEKSRYDDNVEHSMTLLKFTKNSQDYAQWNWFPVHPVSMSSSNTLISADNKGYASYLFERDMGLDYLSKQGFVAAFAQANAGDVSPNLNLDGTGPGSTELESTQIIGQRQYDKAKALYLSASQPLGGDISYRHTFVDFSKLAVASEYSGESASSTCDAALGYAFAAGTEDGKGPDWFHEGDNSANPLFTMVTSLIAVAPDSLRECHAEKEILLATGLVEPVPWTPDVLPLQLLKIGRLAVVALPSEITTMAGRRLMATVQAELAGEVDHVVLSGLANTYAGYVSTREEYAAQHYEGGHTIFGPHTLAGYQQEFTKLARAIKQNTQVEAGPALRELADQQLTFQTGVVLDNTPIFTSFGDVHQQVNSSYGKGQTAFVSFWTGHPKNDLKTQSTYLEVQRKVAGNWQKVADDNDWETFYRWKRIDPVWGSSRAEISWNIPADAPSGEYRILHYGAYKNGWTGNIHRFTGKSKSFSVN; this comes from the coding sequence ATGAAAATAATAAGGACGAGCATCAGGAGAATAGTACCTGCGGCATTACTTGCCTGCGTTGGTGTCACCCAGGCGGGGGATTTTCAAATTGGCCGGGGCATACATGATATTACCGGGCCGGCGGCGGAAGTCGGCATGTTGGGGTATGCCGACTTAGAGCAGATCAGCTCAGGTATCCATACCCGGTTGCATGCCCGCGCGTTTATCATTGCCGAAAATGACAATATCAACCAGCGGGTGGTGATGGTCAGTGCCGACCTGGGTATGTTGACCCAGTCGGTGAAACAAGGGGTGGTGGCCAAGCTCAAGCAAAAATACGGCGACCTCTATCTCGATGCCAATGTGATGTTATCCCCCACCCACACCCATTCAGGTCCCGGCGGCCTCTCTCATTATGCCCTTACCAACCTGACATCTTTGGGTTATATCGAACAGAACTACCATGCGGTTGTTGACGGCATAGTTGCGGCGATAGACCAGGCGCACCAGGAGCTGAGCCCCGGAGAAATTAAAATCAACCAGGGAGAGCTGTACAATGTCAGCGTAAACCGCAGCGATGAAGCCTACCAGGCCAATCCGGCGGCAGAAAAAAGCCGTTATGACGACAATGTCGAACATAGCATGACCTTGCTGAAATTCACGAAAAACAGCCAGGATTATGCCCAGTGGAACTGGTTCCCGGTGCACCCTGTGTCCATGAGCAGCAGCAATACCCTGATTTCTGCCGATAACAAGGGTTATGCCTCCTATCTTTTTGAACGGGACATGGGCCTGGATTATCTGAGTAAGCAAGGTTTTGTCGCCGCTTTTGCCCAGGCCAATGCCGGGGATGTCAGCCCCAACTTAAACCTTGACGGCACCGGCCCCGGCAGCACAGAGCTGGAAAGCACGCAAATTATCGGTCAGCGGCAATATGATAAAGCGAAAGCGCTTTATTTAAGTGCCAGCCAGCCCCTGGGCGGCGATATCAGCTACCGCCATACCTTTGTTGATTTCTCGAAACTGGCGGTGGCTTCGGAATATTCCGGGGAAAGTGCCAGCAGCACCTGTGATGCCGCCTTAGGTTATGCCTTTGCCGCCGGCACCGAAGACGGTAAGGGCCCGGACTGGTTTCATGAAGGAGATAACAGTGCCAATCCGCTGTTTACTATGGTGACTTCCCTGATTGCCGTGGCCCCGGATTCGCTTCGGGAATGTCACGCGGAAAAAGAAATTCTGCTGGCGACGGGCTTGGTAGAGCCTGTGCCCTGGACCCCGGATGTTTTGCCGCTGCAGCTGCTGAAAATCGGGCGCTTGGCGGTGGTTGCCCTGCCGTCTGAAATCACTACCATGGCGGGGCGCAGGTTAATGGCCACGGTGCAGGCGGAACTGGCGGGGGAGGTCGATCATGTGGTCTTGTCCGGCCTGGCCAATACCTATGCCGGTTATGTCTCCACCCGGGAAGAATATGCCGCCCAGCATTACGAAGGCGGCCATACCATTTTCGGCCCCCATACTCTGGCGGGATACCAGCAGGAATTTACCAAGCTGGCGCGGGCAATCAAGCAGAATACCCAGGTGGAAGCCGGACCGGCTTTAAGGGAATTGGCGGATCAGCAGCTGACCTTCCAGACCGGTGTGGTACTGGATAATACCCCGATCTTTACTTCTTTTGGCGATGTCCATCAGCAGGTTAACTCCAGCTACGGCAAAGGGCAAACGGCTTTTGTCAGCTTCTGGACCGGGCACCCGAAAAATGATTTAAAAACCCAGAGCACTTATCTGGAGGTGCAGAGGAAAGTGGCGGGTAACTGGCAAAAAGTCGCCGATGATAACGACTGGGAAACCTTTTACCGCTGGAAGCGTATCGATCCCGTATGGGGCAGCTCACGTGCGGAAATCTCCTGGAATATCCCCGCAGATGCTCCAAGCGGGGAATACCGTATCCTGCATTACGGCGCTTATAAAAATGGCTGGACCGGCAATATCCATCGCTTCACCGGCAAATCTAAATCCTTTAGCGTAAATTAG